One Dama dama isolate Ldn47 chromosome 18, ASM3311817v1, whole genome shotgun sequence DNA window includes the following coding sequences:
- the LOC133072452 gene encoding large ribosomal subunit protein uL10-like, which yields MPREDRATWKSSYFLKIIQLLDDYPKCFIVGADNVGSKQMQQIRMSLRGKAVVLMGKNTMMCKAIRGHLENNPALEKLLPHIRGNVGFVFTKEDLTEIRDMLLANKVPAAARAGAIAPCEVTVPAQNTGLGPEKTSFFQALGITTKISRGTIEILSDVQLIKTGDKVGASEATLLNMPNISPVSFGLVIQQVFDNGSIYNPEVLDITEETLHSRFLEGVRNVASVCLQIGYPTVASVPHSIINGYKRVLALSVETDYTFPLAEKVKAFLADPSAFVAAAPVAAATTAAPAAATAAPAKVEAKEESEESDENIGFGLFD from the coding sequence ATGCCCAGGGAAGACAGGGCGACCTGGAAGTCCAGCTACTTCCTTAAGATCATCCAACTTCTGGATGATTATCCAAAATGCTTCATTGTGGGAGCAGACAACGTGGGCTCCAAGCAGATGCAGCAGATCCGCATGTCTCTCCGCGGGAAGGCGGTGGTGCTGATGGGCAAGAACACGATGATGTGCAAGGCCATCCGAGGGCATCTGGAAAACAACCCAGCTCTGGAGAAACTGTTGCCTCACATCCGGGGGAACGTGGGCTTCGTGTTCACCAAGGAGGACCTTACTGAGATCAGGGACATGCTGCTGGCCAACAAGGTGCCAGCTGCCGCCCGTGCTGGTGCCATAGCGCCATGTGAAGTCACTGTGCCGGCCCAGAACACCGGTCTGGGGCCCGAGAAGACCTCCTTCTTCCAGGCTTTAGGCATCACCACCAAGATCTCCAGGGGCACCATTGAAATCCTGAGCGATGTGCAGCTGATTAAGACCGGAGACAAGGTGGGTGCCAGTGAAGCCACACTGCTGAACATGCCAAACATCTCCCCCGTCTCCTTTGGGCTGGTCATCCAGCAGGTGTTTGACAATGGCAGCATCTACAACCCTGAAGTGCTTGACATCACAGAGGAAACTCTGCATTCCCGCTTCTTGGAGGGTGTCCGCAATGTTGCCAGTGTATGCCTGCAGATTGGTTACCCGACTGTTGCATCTGTACCCCATTCTATCATCAATGGGTACAAGCGGGTCCTGGCTTTGTCTGTGGAGACTGATTACACCTTCCCACTTGCTGAAAAGGTCAAGGCCTTCTTGGCTGATCCATCTGCATTTGTGGCTGCTGCCCCCGTGGCTGCTGCCACTACTGCTGCCCCTGCCGCCGCCACCGCAGCCCCAGCCAAGGTTGAAGCAAAGGAAGAGTCGGAGGAGTCGGACGAGAATATCGGATTCGGTCTCTTTGACTGA